A genomic segment from Muntiacus reevesi chromosome 15, mMunRee1.1, whole genome shotgun sequence encodes:
- the FURIN gene encoding furin isoform X1, with translation MELRPWLFWVVAAAGALVLLVADAHGEKVFTNTWAVRIPGGPAVADRVARKHGFLNLGQIFGDYYHFWHRAVTKRSLSPHRLRHSRLQREPQVKWLEQQVAKRRAKRDIYQEPTDPKFPQQWYLSGVTQRDLNVKEAWAQGYTGRGIVVSILDDGIEKNHPDLAGNYDPGASFDVNDQDPDPQPRYTQMNDNRHGTRCAGEVAAVANNGVCGVGVAYNARIGGVRMLDGEVTDAVEARSLGLNPNHIHIYSASWGPEDDGKTVDGPAHLAEEAFFRGVSQGRGGLGSIFVWASGNGGREHDSCNCDGYTNSIYTLSISSATQFGNVPWYSEACSSTLATTYSSGNQNEKQIVTTDLRQKCTESHTGTSASAPLAAGIIALTLEANKNLTWRDMQHLVVQTSKPAHLNANDWATNGVGRKVSHSYGYGLLDAGAMVALAQNWTTVAPQRKCIIDILTEPKDIGKRLEVRKTVTACLGEPSHITRLEHAQARLTLSYNRRGDLAIHLVSPMGTRSTLLAARPHDYSADGFNDWAFMTTHSWDEDPSGEWVLEIENTSEANNYGTLTKFTLVLYGTAPEGLPTPAESIGCKTLTSSQACVVCEEGFSLHQKNCVQHCPPGFTPQVLDTHYSTENDVEIIRASVCTPCHPSCATCQGPAPTDCLSCPSHASLDPVERKCSRQSQSSRESPQQQPPPPPPPPPPGPPPAEVAAEPRLRADLLPSHLPEVVAGLSCAFIVLVFVTVFLVLQLRSGFSFRGVKVYTMDRGLISYKGLPPEAWQEECPSDSEEDEGRGERTAFIKDQSAL, from the exons ATGGAGCTGAGGCCCTGGTTGTTCTGGGTGGTAGCAGCAGCGGGAGCCTTGGTCCTGCTGGTGGCCGATGCCCACGGAGAGAAGGTCTTCACCAACACCTGGGCTGTGCGCATTCCTGGAGGCCCAGCCGTAGCTGACCGCGTGGCACGCAAGCATGGCTTCCTCAACCTGGGCCAG ATCTTCGGTGACTATTACCACTTCTGGCATCGAGCGGTGACAAAGCGGTCCCTGTCTCCTCACCGCCTGCGGCACAGCCGGCTGCAGCGGGAACCTCAA GTTAAGTGGCTGGAGCAGCAGGTGGCAAAGCGACGGGCCAAACGGGACATATACCAGGAGCCCACGGACCCCAAGTTTCCCCAGCAGTGGTACCTG TCTGGTGTCACCCAGCGGGACCTGAATGTGAAGGAGGCCTGGGCCCAGGGCTACACGGGGCGCGGCATCGTGGTCTCCATCCTGGACGACGGCATCGAGAAGAACCACCCAGATTTGGCAGGCAATTAT gatcctggggCCAGCTTCGATGTCAATGATCAGGACCCTGACCCCCAGCCCCGGTACACGCAGATGAATGACAACAG GCATGGTACACGGTGTGCAGGAGAGGTGGCGGCGGTGGCCAACAATGGTGTCTGTGGCGTAGGTGTGGCCTACAACGCCCGCATTGGAG GGGTGCGCATGCTGGACGGCGAAGTGACAGATGCAGTGGAGGCACGCTCACTGGGCCTGAACCCCAACCACATCCACATCTACAGTGCCAGCTGGGGCCCCGAGGACGACGGCAAGACCGTGGATGGGCCAGCCCACCTGGCTGAGGAGGCCTTCTTCCGGGGGGTCAGCCAG GGCCGTGGGGGTCTGGGCTCCATCTTTGTCTGGGCCTCGGGGAACGGGGGCCGGGAACATGACAGCTGCAATTGCGACGGCTACACCAACAGCATCTACACGCTGTCCATCAGCAGCGCCACTCAGTTCGGCAACGTGCCCTGGTACAGTGAGGCCTGCTCGTCCACACTGGCCACCACCTACAGCAGTGGCAACCAGAACGAGAAGCAGATC GTGACCACTGACCTGCGGCAGAAGTGTACCGAGTCTCACACGGGCACCTCTGCGTCTGCCCCCCTGGCAGCAGGCATCATCGCTCTCACCCTGGAGGCCAA CAAGAACCTCACCTGGCGGGACATGCAGCACTTGGTGGTCCAGACCTCAAAGCCAGCCCACCTCAACGCCAATGACTGGGCCACCAACGGTGTGGGCCGCAAAG TGAGCCATTCGTACGGCTATGGGCTGTTGGACGCCGGCGCCATGGTGGCTCTGGCCCAGAACTGGACGACGGTGGCCCCCCAGCGGAAATGCATCATCGACATCCTCACTGAGCCCAA GGACATCGGGAAGCGGCTGGAGGTGCGGAAGACCGTGACCGCCTGCCTGGGGGAGCCCAGCCACATCACGCGGCTGGAGCATGCTCAGGCGCGGCTCACCCTGTCCTACAACCGCCGCGGTGACCTTGCCATCCACCTGGTCAGCCCAATGGGCACCCGCTCCACCCTGCTGGCCGCCAG GCCACACGACTACTCTGCAGATGGGTTTAACGACTGGGCCTTCATGACGACCCATTCCTGGGATGAGGATCCCTCTGGCGAGTGGGTCTTAGAGATTGAAAACACCAGCGAAGCCAACAACTATG GGACCCTGACCAAGTTCACCCTCGTGCTATATGGCACGGCCCCTGAGGGGCTGCCCACACCCGCTGAAAGCATCGGCTGTAAGACCCTCACTTCTAGCCAGGCCTGTGTGG TGTGCGAAGAAGGCTTCTCCCTGCACCAGAAGAACTGCGTCCAGCACTGTCCCCCAGGCTTCACTCCCCAAGTCCTGGACACACACTACAGCACGGAGAATGACGTGGAGATCATCCGGGCCAGCGTCTGCACGCCCTGCCACCCCTCGTGCGCCACGTGCCAGGGCCCCGCCCCCACAGACTGCCTCAGCTGCCCCAGCCACGCCTCCCTGGACCCCGTGGAGCGGAAGTGCTCGCGCCAGAGCCAGAGCAGCCGGGAGTCGCCCCAGCAgcagccgcccccgcccccgccgccgccgccccccggGCCGCCGCCCGCGGAGGTAGCGGCGGAGCCGCGGCTGCGGGCGGACCTGctgccctcacacctgcccgAGGTGGTGGCCGGCCTCAGCTGCGCCTTCATCGTGCTGGTCTTCGTCACCGTCTTCCTGGTCCTGCAGCTGCGCTCAGGCTTCAGCTTCCGAGGGGTGAAAGTGTACACCATGGACCGCGGCCTCATCTCCTACAAGGGGCTGCCCCCCGAAGCCTGGCAGGAGGAGTGCCCGTCCGATTCGGAGGAGGACGAGGGCCGGGGCGAGAGGACCGCCTTTATCAAAGACCAGAGCGCCCTTTGA
- the FURIN gene encoding furin isoform X2: MELRPWLFWVVAAAGALVLLVADAHGEKVFTNTWAVRIPGGPAVADRVARKHGFLNLGQIFGDYYHFWHRAVTKRSLSPHRLRHSRLQREPQVKWLEQQVAKRRAKRDIYQEPTDPKFPQQWYLSGVTQRDLNVKEAWAQGYTGRGIVVSILDDGIEKNHPDLAGNYDPGASFDVNDQDPDPQPRYTQMNDNRHGTRCAGEVAAVANNGVCGVGVAYNARIGGVRMLDGEVTDAVEARSLGLNPNHIHIYSASWGPEDDGKTVDGPAHLAEEAFFRGVSQGRGGLGSIFVWASGNGGREHDSCNCDGYTNSIYTLSISSATQFGNVPWYSEACSSTLATTYSSGNQNEKQIVTTDLRQKCTESHTGTSASAPLAAGIIALTLEANKNLTWRDMQHLVVQTSKPAHLNANDWATNGVGRKVSHSYGYGLLDAGAMVALAQNWTTVAPQRKCIIDILTEPKDIGKRLEVRKTVTACLGEPSHITRLEHAQARLTLSYNRRGDLAIHLVSPMGTRSTLLAARPHDYSADGFNDWAFMTTHSWDEDPSGEWVLEIENTSEANNYGTLTKFTLVLYGTAPEGLPTPAESIGCKTLTSSQACCAKKASPCTRRTASSTVPQASLPKSWTHTTARRMTWRSSGPASARPATPRAPRARAPPPQTASAAPATPPWTPWSGSARARARAAGSRPSSSRPRPRRRRPPGRRPRR; encoded by the exons ATGGAGCTGAGGCCCTGGTTGTTCTGGGTGGTAGCAGCAGCGGGAGCCTTGGTCCTGCTGGTGGCCGATGCCCACGGAGAGAAGGTCTTCACCAACACCTGGGCTGTGCGCATTCCTGGAGGCCCAGCCGTAGCTGACCGCGTGGCACGCAAGCATGGCTTCCTCAACCTGGGCCAG ATCTTCGGTGACTATTACCACTTCTGGCATCGAGCGGTGACAAAGCGGTCCCTGTCTCCTCACCGCCTGCGGCACAGCCGGCTGCAGCGGGAACCTCAA GTTAAGTGGCTGGAGCAGCAGGTGGCAAAGCGACGGGCCAAACGGGACATATACCAGGAGCCCACGGACCCCAAGTTTCCCCAGCAGTGGTACCTG TCTGGTGTCACCCAGCGGGACCTGAATGTGAAGGAGGCCTGGGCCCAGGGCTACACGGGGCGCGGCATCGTGGTCTCCATCCTGGACGACGGCATCGAGAAGAACCACCCAGATTTGGCAGGCAATTAT gatcctggggCCAGCTTCGATGTCAATGATCAGGACCCTGACCCCCAGCCCCGGTACACGCAGATGAATGACAACAG GCATGGTACACGGTGTGCAGGAGAGGTGGCGGCGGTGGCCAACAATGGTGTCTGTGGCGTAGGTGTGGCCTACAACGCCCGCATTGGAG GGGTGCGCATGCTGGACGGCGAAGTGACAGATGCAGTGGAGGCACGCTCACTGGGCCTGAACCCCAACCACATCCACATCTACAGTGCCAGCTGGGGCCCCGAGGACGACGGCAAGACCGTGGATGGGCCAGCCCACCTGGCTGAGGAGGCCTTCTTCCGGGGGGTCAGCCAG GGCCGTGGGGGTCTGGGCTCCATCTTTGTCTGGGCCTCGGGGAACGGGGGCCGGGAACATGACAGCTGCAATTGCGACGGCTACACCAACAGCATCTACACGCTGTCCATCAGCAGCGCCACTCAGTTCGGCAACGTGCCCTGGTACAGTGAGGCCTGCTCGTCCACACTGGCCACCACCTACAGCAGTGGCAACCAGAACGAGAAGCAGATC GTGACCACTGACCTGCGGCAGAAGTGTACCGAGTCTCACACGGGCACCTCTGCGTCTGCCCCCCTGGCAGCAGGCATCATCGCTCTCACCCTGGAGGCCAA CAAGAACCTCACCTGGCGGGACATGCAGCACTTGGTGGTCCAGACCTCAAAGCCAGCCCACCTCAACGCCAATGACTGGGCCACCAACGGTGTGGGCCGCAAAG TGAGCCATTCGTACGGCTATGGGCTGTTGGACGCCGGCGCCATGGTGGCTCTGGCCCAGAACTGGACGACGGTGGCCCCCCAGCGGAAATGCATCATCGACATCCTCACTGAGCCCAA GGACATCGGGAAGCGGCTGGAGGTGCGGAAGACCGTGACCGCCTGCCTGGGGGAGCCCAGCCACATCACGCGGCTGGAGCATGCTCAGGCGCGGCTCACCCTGTCCTACAACCGCCGCGGTGACCTTGCCATCCACCTGGTCAGCCCAATGGGCACCCGCTCCACCCTGCTGGCCGCCAG GCCACACGACTACTCTGCAGATGGGTTTAACGACTGGGCCTTCATGACGACCCATTCCTGGGATGAGGATCCCTCTGGCGAGTGGGTCTTAGAGATTGAAAACACCAGCGAAGCCAACAACTATG GGACCCTGACCAAGTTCACCCTCGTGCTATATGGCACGGCCCCTGAGGGGCTGCCCACACCCGCTGAAAGCATCGGCTGTAAGACCCTCACTTCTAGCCAGGCCTGT TGTGCGAAGAAGGCTTCTCCCTGCACCAGAAGAACTGCGTCCAGCACTGTCCCCCAGGCTTCACTCCCCAAGTCCTGGACACACACTACAGCACGGAGAATGACGTGGAGATCATCCGGGCCAGCGTCTGCACGCCCTGCCACCCCTCGTGCGCCACGTGCCAGGGCCCCGCCCCCACAGACTGCCTCAGCTGCCCCAGCCACGCCTCCCTGGACCCCGTGGAGCGGAAGTGCTCGCGCCAGAGCCAGAGCAGCCGGGAGTCGCCCCAGCAgcagccgcccccgcccccgccgccgccgccccccggGCCGCCGCCCGCGGAGGTAG